From a region of the Pseudomonadota bacterium genome:
- a CDS encoding DMT family transporter, translating into MNRDRKAYLFAGLAIAAWSTVASAFKLSLRELSPAELLLYASLTSTLVLAVVIAWQHGWRSLREWRGADYLASFGLGLLNPFLYYLVLFGAYDRLPAQEAQPLNYAWPIVLVLLAAVFLGQRLKPAILLAMGVSLAGVAVISTRGELLAMRFTDPAGVSLALASTVIWASYWLLTLRDRRDPVVRLWVSFLFGSIAILIYVLCVEPLRMPGVRGLMGAAYVGCFEMGLTFVWWLSALRYARNAAQVSGLIFLSPFISLFFIHFTVGEPIYSSTVIGLVLIVGGIIAQRHFQANTLKTDVQ; encoded by the coding sequence ATGAATCGCGACCGGAAGGCGTATCTCTTTGCGGGACTCGCCATTGCCGCCTGGTCGACCGTCGCATCGGCCTTCAAGCTGAGTCTGCGGGAACTCTCGCCTGCCGAGTTGCTGCTCTACGCGTCGCTTACCTCCACCTTGGTGCTGGCCGTGGTGATCGCCTGGCAACATGGCTGGCGCAGTTTGCGCGAGTGGCGGGGAGCGGATTATCTTGCCAGCTTTGGACTGGGATTGCTCAATCCGTTTCTCTACTACCTGGTGTTGTTCGGCGCCTACGATCGACTCCCCGCGCAGGAGGCGCAGCCACTCAACTACGCCTGGCCCATTGTGCTGGTGTTGCTCGCGGCGGTTTTCCTGGGCCAGCGCCTCAAGCCGGCAATATTGCTGGCGATGGGGGTGAGCCTCGCCGGGGTGGCGGTGATCTCTACGCGCGGTGAATTGCTGGCGATGCGTTTTACCGATCCCGCCGGCGTGTCGCTGGCGCTCGCCAGTACGGTGATTTGGGCCAGTTACTGGCTGCTCACGCTGCGCGATCGTCGTGATCCGGTAGTGCGTCTGTGGGTGAGTTTTCTGTTTGGCAGTATCGCCATCCTGATCTACGTGTTGTGCGTCGAACCCTTGCGCATGCCGGGCGTGCGGGGTCTGATGGGCGCGGCCTATGTCGGTTGCTTCGAGATGGGCCTGACCTTTGTCTGGTGGCTGAGCGCCCTGCGCTATGCGCGCAACGCCGCACAGGTGAGCGGGCTGATTTTTCTTTCACCCTTTATTTCGCTGTTTTTCATTCATTTTACAGTGGGCGAGCCGATCTACTCCTCAACAGTGATTGGTCTGGTCCTGATAGTTGGGGGTATCATTGCCCAACGACACTTCCAGGCTAATACCCTGAAGACGGACGTGCAGTGA
- a CDS encoding HU family DNA-binding protein has product MNTTELVERLAKQLAISKAEAKRLVQAHLEAITHHLAMGDSVVLRGFGTFGIKHTHTHKGYLPNADAEALIPGHRRPHFRPAAKLKAEIQEPEPS; this is encoded by the coding sequence ATGAACACCACCGAACTCGTCGAGCGCCTCGCCAAACAACTGGCCATCAGCAAGGCTGAGGCGAAGCGCTTGGTGCAGGCCCACCTGGAGGCGATCACCCACCACCTGGCGATGGGTGACAGCGTGGTGCTGCGCGGTTTCGGCACCTTCGGTATCAAGCACACGCACACCCACAAAGGTTATTTGCCAAACGCCGACGCCGAGGCCCTGATACCCGGACATCGCCGTCCGCATTTTCGCCCTGCGGCCAAACTCAAGGCCGAAATCCAGGAACCTGAACCCTCATGA
- a CDS encoding LysM peptidoglycan-binding domain-containing protein — MTRRVFTGALSKEIAKAEGQADVRERVTLLHQAAKGMLDLIRDGLIRDGAVRLHQFGTFRLKAVAARKGINPRTGAPLVIAAHRRVLFTPAKALLDRIEPIHPIPVPLPVAEAEAVPKAIASATAPPIRPAARAPEPDAGRVIGAPPPEAPAARQQPERRWMAAAALLAAVAVLVILLLPSKDERVTTRVVDTEKSVAPPLLPDTATEPGATTSMQALTAPRPMENDTASSGEMPATEPPASVATTEEPPPPLAAPLEHQPDTAAPIRGEARVSTPAEPDTWQTHRPDALAREMGEALPESGQPIASTTPPVEPVLNAAGADLSTAATTTTIDTPERSPIAQVPTSTSGALQPFFSAITYSVSTGDSLWRLSDRHYEEPILWPHIYRANHPRVDNPNLIYIGDPLTLPELQGAPSELSAQDRQRIAEGYYLVYQFYEAQRHPDAIYALIGARWFDPAVYERHRNDLSRQRLRIMELSPLHGDSVPRLLAATFNRPNR, encoded by the coding sequence ATGACCCGGCGGGTTTTCACCGGCGCGTTGAGCAAGGAGATCGCCAAGGCCGAGGGCCAGGCCGATGTTCGCGAGCGCGTGACGTTGCTGCATCAGGCGGCCAAGGGAATGCTCGATCTGATCCGCGACGGTCTGATCCGCGATGGTGCGGTGCGGCTGCATCAGTTCGGCACCTTTCGCCTCAAAGCGGTCGCCGCCCGCAAGGGCATCAATCCGCGGACCGGCGCGCCGCTGGTCATCGCCGCTCATCGGCGGGTGCTTTTTACACCGGCCAAGGCACTGCTCGACCGGATCGAACCCATCCATCCCATCCCGGTCCCGCTGCCGGTCGCCGAGGCCGAGGCCGTGCCAAAGGCGATAGCCTCGGCAACGGCACCGCCGATACGACCCGCGGCCAGGGCTCCAGAGCCGGATGCGGGGCGCGTCATCGGCGCCCCACCTCCCGAGGCGCCGGCCGCAAGGCAACAACCCGAGCGTCGCTGGATGGCGGCTGCCGCGCTCCTCGCCGCTGTCGCGGTGTTGGTGATACTGCTGCTACCCAGCAAAGATGAGCGTGTGACCACCCGCGTGGTCGACACCGAAAAATCGGTAGCGCCGCCGCTCTTACCGGACACCGCGACCGAGCCCGGCGCCACAACCAGTATGCAAGCACTGACAGCGCCCCGGCCCATGGAAAACGACACCGCGTCATCCGGGGAGATGCCCGCCACTGAACCGCCGGCCAGCGTCGCAACGACAGAAGAACCGCCTCCGCCACTCGCTGCACCGCTCGAGCATCAACCCGACACTGCTGCGCCCATCCGCGGGGAGGCCAGGGTCTCCACACCTGCGGAACCCGACACCTGGCAAACTCATCGGCCCGACGCCCTGGCTCGCGAGATGGGTGAAGCGCTGCCCGAATCAGGGCAACCGATCGCCTCTACCACACCGCCTGTAGAACCGGTACTCAACGCGGCCGGAGCCGATCTTTCGACCGCGGCGACAACCACCACGATCGACACACCCGAGCGCTCACCCATCGCACAGGTGCCCACCTCCACCAGTGGCGCGCTACAGCCTTTTTTCAGTGCCATAACCTATTCGGTCAGCACCGGCGACAGCCTGTGGCGGCTGTCGGATCGGCACTATGAGGAACCGATCCTGTGGCCGCACATCTATCGCGCCAACCATCCGCGCGTGGATAATCCAAACCTGATTTATATCGGTGACCCGCTGACGCTGCCTGAACTGCAGGGCGCGCCCAGCGAGTTGAGCGCTCAGGATCGCCAACGGATCGCGGAAGGGTATTACCTGGTCTACCAGTTCTACGAGGCGCAACGCCATCCGGATGCCATCTACGCCCTGATCGGCGCACGCTGGTTCGACCCCGCGGTCTATGAGCGCCACCGCAACGATCTCAGCCGTCAGCGGCTGCGCATCATGGAGCTGAGTCCCCTGCACGGCGACAGCGTACCCCGGCTGCTGGCGGCCACTTTCAATCGTCCTAACCGCTAA
- a CDS encoding alpha/beta fold hydrolase — MQSTSLTFPNAQGQQLAARLDLPVTGQAVAYALFAHCFTCSKNLKAVANITRALAREGIATLRFDFTGLGESEGDFADTHFSSNVDDLIAAAAFLSQQHQAPSILIGHSLGGAAVLQAAGRIASVAAVATIGAPSDPEHVTRLLGDQKAVIAERGEAEVTLAGRTFRIRKTFLDDLAEQKMRETIHTLRKPLLILHSPLDATVGVENAARIFQAAMHPKSYISLDKADHLLSQERDSLYAGSVIAAWAANYLEAHPRDLCGDRLGDNRVVSRTGSGSFTTEICANGHALIADEPIAVGGANAGPSPYELLAAALGACTTMTLQMYAKRKKWPLEAAQVYLHHQKIHANDCDECETTSGMIDQIEREVELIGPLDDEQRQRLLEIADRCPVHRTLHAEIRVPTRLKE, encoded by the coding sequence ATGCAGTCGACTAGCCTTACGTTTCCCAACGCCCAGGGGCAGCAACTGGCTGCGCGGCTCGATCTGCCGGTGACCGGTCAGGCGGTGGCCTACGCGCTGTTCGCGCACTGCTTTACCTGCAGCAAGAATCTCAAGGCGGTCGCCAACATTACCCGCGCACTGGCGCGCGAGGGGATTGCTACGCTGCGCTTCGATTTCACGGGGTTGGGAGAGAGCGAAGGAGATTTCGCTGACACCCATTTCTCCTCCAATGTCGACGATCTGATCGCGGCCGCCGCATTTCTCAGCCAGCAGCATCAGGCGCCGAGCATTCTCATCGGCCATTCGCTGGGCGGTGCTGCGGTGTTGCAGGCCGCCGGCCGTATTGCATCGGTCGCCGCGGTGGCCACCATCGGTGCGCCCAGCGATCCCGAACATGTGACGCGCTTGCTGGGTGACCAAAAAGCCGTCATTGCGGAACGGGGTGAGGCCGAAGTAACCCTGGCGGGCCGCACCTTCCGTATCAGGAAAACCTTTCTCGACGATCTTGCCGAACAGAAGATGCGTGAAACCATCCATACGCTGCGCAAGCCGCTGCTCATCCTTCATTCGCCGCTCGACGCCACGGTGGGTGTGGAGAACGCCGCGCGTATCTTTCAGGCTGCCATGCACCCAAAGAGTTACATCTCTCTCGACAAGGCCGATCATCTGCTCAGCCAGGAGCGCGACTCCCTCTATGCCGGTTCGGTCATCGCAGCGTGGGCGGCGAACTATCTGGAAGCGCATCCCCGCGACCTGTGCGGCGACAGGCTGGGCGACAATCGGGTGGTCTCGCGCACCGGATCGGGAAGCTTCACGACGGAGATCTGTGCCAACGGCCATGCCTTGATCGCTGATGAACCGATCGCGGTGGGTGGGGCCAATGCGGGACCTTCCCCCTATGAGCTGCTCGCAGCGGCACTGGGCGCTTGCACCACGATGACTCTGCAGATGTACGCCAAGCGCAAGAAATGGCCGCTGGAGGCGGCGCAGGTCTACCTCCACCATCAGAAGATTCACGCCAACGATTGCGACGAGTGCGAAACCACCTCCGGAATGATCGACCAGATCGAGCGCGAGGTGGAGCTGATCGGGCCGCTCGATGATGAGCAGCGTCAGCGCCTGTTGGAGATCGCCGATCGCTGCCCGGTGCATCGCACGTTGCATGCAGAAATACGCGTTCCGACGCGTCTCAAGGAGTAG
- a CDS encoding EAL domain-containing protein: MKTTTHKAADRSRWNVWWIVAAPLLVVCAGLIYEAYLAQRAEQDLRLRTVSALSTLRAQLEGALNSNISLAQGLVAVVATKPDIDQNEFVDLARELFRQPSQMRNIALARDMVISHVYPVEANRASLGLNYMTHPQQREAAIRVRESGKIVVAGPVNLVQGGVGLIARAPVFVRDPATGQAGRFWGLIAAVIDTKALYRAAGLVNVGANLQVALRGKDGSGDIGDVFFGDPEVFKQQPVSQTISLPLGTWRIAAIPSGGWQVDHPDVWQLRTATVVFAAMALVFAAFWRRYLKERRESELRLLQAQAKLLAALEQSPAGIILADAPGGEIRVVNSAALKIRGLAEEEICGKSYIELGRLVPTYHLDGRVFDDDELPLSRAIHHGESPRNMELLLHKGTPNERWVLANSGPVRDDAGEIIGGVVVFSDVTDVKRTEEQIRQRAYYDSLTALPNRVLFLEVLEKAIKRNNRQGKILALMYIDLDRFKIVNDTLGHDVGDLLLHEAAGRIRELIRGSDTVARLGGDEFTVILPELTHPDNATVIAEKLIRKLAEPYQLMGHEVYSGASIGITFSPGDGLAPSTLLKNADMAMYQAKDQGRNAFQCFSAEMTERAESFVAVEKDLRRALERGELRMEYQPIFQVTARKVAGVEALVRWEHPELGMVGPDKFIPVAEETGLIHRLGIWVLRTACRENMELGAALGRDPLRLAVNVSSRQFRLGFDAALVARILEETGYPADRLALEITESLLVEEDNRVHQTLVELREMGVALSVDDFGTGYSSLGYLRRFPVSVLKVDRSFMRELGHNPRDTNLVEAIVAIARSLQMRVVAEGVETEDQLAQLAHIGCEYAQGFLLGRPVAVAVLAESLNDSDLVD; this comes from the coding sequence ATGAAGACAACGACTCATAAAGCGGCGGACAGATCGCGCTGGAACGTCTGGTGGATTGTCGCCGCACCACTTCTTGTCGTGTGCGCCGGCCTCATCTACGAGGCTTATCTTGCGCAACGGGCGGAACAGGATCTGCGCCTGCGCACGGTCAGCGCGCTCTCCACCCTGCGCGCCCAGCTCGAAGGGGCTCTCAACAGCAATATCAGCCTGGCGCAGGGGCTGGTCGCGGTTGTCGCCACCAAACCCGATATTGATCAAAACGAGTTTGTGGATCTGGCACGCGAACTGTTCCGCCAACCCTCGCAAATGCGCAACATTGCACTGGCTCGCGACATGGTCATCTCGCATGTCTACCCCGTGGAAGCTAATAGAGCCTCGTTAGGGCTCAACTACATGACGCATCCCCAGCAGCGCGAGGCGGCCATACGCGTGCGCGAAAGCGGCAAGATCGTCGTCGCCGGACCGGTCAACCTGGTGCAGGGCGGTGTCGGTCTGATAGCCAGAGCACCGGTCTTCGTGCGCGATCCCGCAACCGGGCAAGCCGGTCGGTTCTGGGGTTTGATCGCTGCGGTCATCGACACGAAAGCGCTCTATCGCGCCGCCGGTCTGGTAAATGTCGGAGCAAACCTACAGGTCGCGCTGCGGGGCAAAGATGGCTCTGGAGATATCGGTGACGTGTTTTTCGGCGATCCCGAAGTTTTCAAACAACAACCGGTGTCGCAGACCATTTCGCTGCCCCTGGGCACGTGGCGCATCGCTGCCATTCCCAGCGGAGGCTGGCAGGTCGATCATCCCGACGTGTGGCAACTGCGCACAGCCACGGTGGTGTTTGCGGCCATGGCCTTGGTGTTCGCTGCCTTTTGGCGGCGCTATCTCAAAGAGCGACGGGAATCCGAGTTGCGCCTGCTGCAGGCACAGGCAAAGCTGCTCGCCGCGCTGGAGCAGAGCCCCGCCGGCATCATCCTAGCCGATGCGCCGGGCGGGGAGATCCGCGTAGTCAACTCGGCGGCGCTGAAGATCCGGGGTCTGGCAGAGGAAGAGATCTGCGGCAAGTCCTACATAGAACTGGGGCGGCTTGTTCCCACCTACCATTTGGATGGAAGAGTTTTTGATGATGACGAATTGCCGCTATCGCGCGCCATCCACCATGGCGAGAGCCCGCGCAACATGGAGCTGTTGTTGCACAAGGGGACACCCAACGAACGTTGGGTACTGGCCAATTCGGGCCCGGTGCGCGACGATGCCGGTGAGATCATCGGTGGTGTCGTGGTCTTTTCCGATGTCACCGATGTAAAGCGCACCGAAGAACAGATCCGCCAACGCGCCTATTACGACTCCCTGACCGCCCTGCCGAATCGAGTACTGTTTCTCGAAGTGCTGGAGAAGGCGATCAAGCGCAACAACCGGCAGGGAAAGATCCTGGCGTTGATGTATATCGACCTCGATCGTTTCAAGATCGTCAATGACACCCTGGGACACGATGTCGGCGATCTGTTGCTGCATGAAGCGGCAGGACGAATTCGCGAACTGATACGCGGCAGCGACACCGTGGCACGGCTTGGCGGTGATGAGTTCACCGTAATACTTCCCGAACTCACGCACCCCGACAACGCGACGGTGATCGCCGAGAAACTGATTCGCAAGCTCGCGGAACCCTATCAACTGATGGGCCACGAGGTGTACTCGGGTGCGAGCATCGGTATTACCTTTTCACCGGGGGATGGCCTCGCACCCAGCACGCTGCTCAAGAACGCTGATATGGCGATGTACCAGGCCAAGGATCAGGGTCGCAACGCTTTTCAGTGTTTCAGCGCCGAGATGACCGAGCGCGCCGAATCGTTCGTCGCGGTGGAGAAGGATCTACGCCGGGCATTGGAACGCGGTGAGCTGCGCATGGAATATCAACCGATCTTTCAGGTCACCGCCCGTAAGGTCGCTGGTGTCGAGGCGCTGGTGCGATGGGAACATCCGGAGCTGGGAATGGTGGGCCCCGACAAGTTCATCCCTGTCGCCGAAGAGACCGGGTTGATCCATCGCCTGGGGATTTGGGTGTTGCGCACCGCCTGCCGGGAGAACATGGAACTGGGGGCGGCGCTGGGTAGAGACCCGTTGCGCCTGGCGGTCAATGTATCGAGTCGGCAGTTCCGATTGGGATTCGATGCCGCGCTTGTCGCGCGCATTCTGGAAGAGACGGGATATCCGGCTGATCGACTCGCGCTGGAGATTACCGAGTCGCTGTTGGTGGAAGAGGACAATCGAGTCCACCAGACGCTGGTCGAGTTGCGCGAGATGGGTGTGGCGCTGTCGGTGGACGATTTCGGCACCGGCTATTCGTCACTCGGTTATCTGCGCCGCTTTCCCGTTTCGGTGCTCAAAGTGGATCGCTCCTTCATGCGCGAGTTGGGACACAACCCCCGTGATACCAATCTGGTCGAAGCCATCGTCGCCATTGCGCGCAGCCTGCAGATGCGCGTCGTCGCAGAGGGTGTTGAAACCGAAGATCAGCTGGCGCAGCTAGCCCATATCGGCTGCGAGTACGCGCAAGGGTTTTTACTCGGTCGGCCGGTCGCCGTTGCGGTTCTTGCAGAATCGTTGAACGACTCGGATCTGGTCGACTAA